A stretch of Myroides oncorhynchi DNA encodes these proteins:
- a CDS encoding alpha/beta fold hydrolase: MGVTKILYRNTNLSYYDKGKGNTLVFLHGFLEDSKMWEYYLNHFSQKNRVIAIDLLGHGDSGCIGYVHSMEDMADSVFAIITSLNLKKVTLIGHSMGGYVSLAFGELYPDYVKKIVLISSSTRADSVERKINRDRAIDVIKKNSDLFVAMAINNTFLEDAKITHAKEVEQHLETALKTSKQGILAAVEGMKSRNDREILLHFAPYPIKMILGTLDPVISLDDINKEIDNTETELILINSGHLPQIEAKEELLEALKICLK; this comes from the coding sequence ATGGGAGTTACAAAGATTCTTTATAGGAATACCAATTTATCATACTACGACAAAGGAAAAGGAAATACATTAGTATTCTTACATGGCTTTTTAGAAGACAGCAAAATGTGGGAATACTATCTCAATCATTTTTCTCAAAAAAACAGAGTAATAGCTATTGACTTATTAGGGCATGGGGATTCTGGCTGTATTGGATATGTACACAGTATGGAAGATATGGCTGATTCCGTATTCGCTATAATCACTTCTTTAAACTTAAAGAAAGTAACTCTTATTGGTCATTCAATGGGCGGGTATGTATCATTAGCCTTTGGTGAATTATATCCAGATTATGTCAAGAAAATAGTTCTAATATCATCTTCCACTAGAGCTGACAGCGTAGAGAGAAAGATAAACAGAGATAGAGCTATAGATGTTATTAAAAAAAATAGTGACTTATTTGTAGCAATGGCTATAAATAATACGTTCCTTGAAGATGCCAAAATCACTCATGCAAAAGAAGTAGAACAACACTTAGAGACAGCTTTAAAAACTTCAAAACAAGGAATACTTGCAGCTGTAGAGGGTATGAAATCCCGAAACGATAGAGAAATCCTATTACACTTCGCTCCATATCCTATAAAAATGATATTAGGAACCTTAGATCCAGTAATTTCGCTTGATGATATCAACAAAGAAATTGATAACACTGAAACAGAACTCATACTGATTAATAGCGGACATCTACCACAGATAGAGGCTAAAGAAGAATTACTAGAAGCTTTAAAAATATGTTTAAAATAA
- the kbl gene encoding glycine C-acetyltransferase, giving the protein MYGKIKEHLQNELKSIEDNGLFKKERIITSPQGAEITVSTGDKVLNFCANNYLGLSSHPEVIKAAKEALDTHGFGMSSVRFICGTQDIHKQLEATIAEFYGTEDTILYAAAFDANGGVFEPLLGGEDAIISDSLNHASIIDGVRLCKAARYRYENNNMADLEDQLIKANEAGHRFKIIVTDGVFSMDGLVAPLDKICDLADKYDALVMVDECHAAGFIGATGKGTLEAKNVMGRVDIITGTLGKALGGAMGGYTTGKKEIIELLRQRSRPYLFSNSLAPMIVGASIKVFELLQNDTSLRDKLEWNTNYFKAGMKKAGFDIIDGDSAIVPVMLYDAKLSQVMADRLLEKGVYVTGFFYPVVPQDKARIRVQLSAAHTQEHLDKTIAAFTEVGKELKVI; this is encoded by the coding sequence ATGTACGGAAAGATTAAAGAGCATCTTCAAAATGAATTAAAGTCAATAGAAGATAATGGACTTTTTAAAAAAGAGAGAATTATTACTTCTCCGCAGGGAGCAGAAATTACTGTGTCAACAGGAGATAAAGTTTTAAACTTTTGTGCAAATAATTACTTGGGGCTATCTTCTCATCCAGAAGTAATCAAGGCAGCAAAAGAAGCCTTAGATACTCATGGTTTTGGTATGTCTTCTGTTCGTTTTATTTGTGGGACTCAAGATATTCACAAGCAACTAGAGGCTACTATTGCTGAGTTCTATGGGACAGAAGATACTATTCTTTATGCAGCAGCATTTGATGCAAATGGAGGAGTGTTCGAACCTTTATTAGGAGGAGAGGATGCTATTATTTCAGATAGTTTAAATCACGCTTCAATTATTGATGGTGTGAGATTATGTAAAGCTGCTCGTTACCGTTATGAGAATAACAATATGGCAGATTTAGAAGATCAGTTGATTAAAGCTAATGAAGCAGGGCATCGCTTTAAGATTATCGTTACAGATGGGGTATTCTCTATGGACGGTTTAGTAGCGCCATTAGATAAAATTTGTGATTTAGCAGATAAGTATGATGCGTTGGTCATGGTAGATGAGTGTCACGCTGCTGGATTTATAGGTGCAACTGGTAAAGGTACTTTAGAAGCTAAAAACGTAATGGGACGTGTGGATATCATCACAGGTACATTAGGAAAAGCTTTAGGTGGAGCTATGGGGGGATATACAACAGGTAAAAAAGAGATTATTGAACTGTTAAGACAGCGTTCTAGACCTTATTTGTTTTCTAATTCATTAGCACCGATGATTGTAGGGGCGTCTATTAAAGTATTTGAATTATTACAGAATGATACATCTTTAAGAGATAAGTTAGAGTGGAATACTAATTATTTTAAAGCAGGTATGAAAAAAGCTGGATTTGACATTATAGATGGTGATTCTGCTATCGTTCCAGTAATGTTATATGATGCTAAGCTATCTCAAGTTATGGCGGATAGACTTCTAGAAAAAGGAGTTTATGTTACAGGTTTCTTCTATCCAGTTGTTCCTCAGGATAAAGCGAGAATACGAGTTCAGTTATCAGCAGCTCATACACAAGAGCATTTAGATAAAACTATAGCTGCATTTACTGAGGTTGGAAAAGAGTTAAAGGTTATCTAA
- a CDS encoding PD-(D/E)XK nuclease family protein, translated as MESNTFLDRLSAQISADFPDTMENLVIVLPNKRAKVFLLENLKKYYRTSVFAPEIINIEDFIQQVSNIRGIDSIELLFKFYVVYQEIEQSSAQDFDRFSSWANMLLGDFNEVDRYLLDPNYVFSYLKNIEDLKHWSLDLEKRTDIITNYLAFWEQIPIYYHKFYEVLLSESIGYQGMIYREAVKLHKEYLKESDKIYYFAGFNALNAAEEVIIQHFLLEKRGKVFWDIDKHFIEDPYHDAGLFLRRIKKNWNHYHYNSFDWIVDEFGKTKNIQVIQTPKSVGQAKITGQIIEALGNETFHFDKVAVVLGEENLLLPVLHSLPSSVPSLNITMGYSGKSNPVQILLNKIFKMHLGAIRRSGKQYTVYYKEVLDVLTNPVLSDILHSELVIKEINDRNLSFFGLHRFSDWIENSNYPVRALVFDSWKELNSVDVLKNLIKVILLVKENLNDEVHSERITKTFLYSSYQMLNRLISYCQRYDFISSYDTLYSLFKQIMDMSEVSFEGEPLEGLQIMGVLESRVLDFDTVIVTSVNEGKFPAGKSVNSFIPYDVKREIGLPTYKEKDAIYSYHFYHLLLRAKNIYLLYNSQSEGMDAGERSRFLTQLDVEKLDAHNVEYITYSADLPEKANELIQVSKSDLLQQELKNISISKGFSPSALSNYLRNPIQFYLQRVLRIREVEEVEESVALNTLGTIIHNSLENLYKPFKGAILTVDIIKTIQSKADVEVQKQFEEVYNSDKEKIGKNLLAFEVAKRNVYHFLEGELEKLNAGDHILLLELETELTYTLEDTRLPYSVNLFGFVDRIEERNGVIRVIDYKSGKVEANNVKLSTWEGFTLDLKNDKIIQLLCYALMYTKDNPAQSVEAGIYSFKNRKEGFLFFGVKEGKNEVNHEITQDTLSLFKEELVTLLLEILNPEVDFIEKEL; from the coding sequence ATGGAATCGAATACATTTTTAGATAGATTGAGTGCACAAATTAGTGCTGATTTTCCTGATACAATGGAGAATTTAGTTATTGTTCTACCTAATAAAAGGGCGAAAGTATTTTTATTAGAAAATCTGAAAAAATATTATAGAACAAGTGTTTTTGCTCCGGAGATAATTAATATTGAAGATTTCATTCAACAGGTTTCTAATATTAGAGGGATTGACTCTATTGAGCTACTGTTTAAATTCTATGTGGTCTATCAAGAAATTGAACAAAGTAGTGCACAAGACTTTGATCGTTTTTCTAGTTGGGCAAATATGTTACTTGGTGACTTTAATGAAGTCGATAGATATTTGTTGGATCCAAACTATGTTTTCTCGTATCTGAAGAATATTGAAGATCTAAAACACTGGTCTCTTGATCTAGAGAAAAGAACGGATATTATTACTAATTATCTTGCTTTTTGGGAGCAAATTCCTATTTATTACCATAAGTTTTATGAAGTACTCTTAAGTGAATCTATAGGATATCAAGGAATGATCTATAGAGAAGCAGTGAAGTTGCACAAAGAATATCTAAAAGAAAGTGATAAGATATATTATTTTGCTGGTTTTAATGCCTTGAATGCAGCGGAAGAAGTTATTATACAACATTTTCTACTAGAGAAAAGAGGAAAGGTATTCTGGGATATTGATAAGCACTTTATTGAAGATCCTTATCACGATGCAGGTTTGTTTTTGCGTAGAATAAAGAAGAATTGGAATCATTATCATTACAATTCATTTGATTGGATAGTTGATGAGTTTGGAAAGACTAAAAATATACAAGTAATCCAGACACCTAAGAGTGTAGGGCAAGCTAAGATAACTGGGCAAATAATAGAAGCTTTAGGTAATGAGACATTTCACTTTGATAAAGTTGCTGTTGTCTTAGGTGAAGAAAATTTGCTGTTACCAGTTTTACATAGTTTACCATCGTCTGTTCCTAGTTTAAACATAACTATGGGGTATAGCGGGAAGAGTAACCCTGTTCAGATTTTATTAAATAAGATCTTTAAGATGCACTTAGGTGCTATACGACGCTCTGGAAAACAATATACAGTATATTATAAAGAAGTTCTGGATGTTTTGACTAACCCTGTTTTATCTGATATTCTTCACTCGGAGTTAGTTATCAAGGAGATTAATGACCGCAATCTGAGTTTCTTTGGCTTGCATCGTTTCTCGGATTGGATAGAGAATTCTAATTATCCTGTTCGTGCTTTAGTATTTGATAGTTGGAAGGAACTTAATTCAGTGGATGTCTTGAAGAACCTTATTAAGGTGATCTTGCTAGTTAAAGAGAATCTAAATGATGAAGTACATAGTGAGCGTATTACTAAGACCTTTCTATATTCATCTTATCAAATGTTAAATAGACTTATATCTTATTGTCAGCGATATGATTTTATAAGTAGTTATGATACTTTATATTCCTTGTTTAAGCAAATAATGGATATGTCTGAAGTTTCTTTTGAAGGGGAGCCTTTGGAAGGGTTACAGATAATGGGAGTTTTAGAAAGTAGAGTTCTGGATTTTGACACTGTTATCGTAACTTCTGTAAATGAAGGAAAGTTTCCTGCAGGTAAGTCTGTCAACTCTTTTATTCCTTATGATGTTAAACGAGAGATTGGTTTGCCTACTTATAAAGAAAAGGATGCGATATATAGTTATCACTTCTATCATTTATTGTTAAGAGCTAAGAATATTTATTTGTTGTATAACTCCCAATCAGAAGGGATGGATGCAGGAGAAAGAAGTCGATTCCTTACTCAGTTAGATGTTGAGAAGTTAGATGCACATAATGTTGAGTATATTACATATTCTGCGGATTTACCTGAAAAAGCGAATGAACTTATACAAGTCTCAAAGTCCGATTTATTACAACAGGAGTTGAAGAATATTTCTATAAGTAAGGGGTTTTCTCCGTCTGCTTTGTCTAATTATTTAAGAAATCCCATACAGTTTTATCTACAACGAGTTTTGCGTATTAGAGAAGTGGAAGAAGTAGAAGAGAGCGTTGCTCTGAATACGCTTGGAACTATTATACATAATTCATTAGAAAACTTATATAAACCATTTAAAGGTGCAATACTTACTGTGGATATTATTAAAACTATACAATCTAAAGCTGATGTAGAAGTGCAGAAGCAATTTGAGGAGGTATATAATAGTGATAAGGAGAAAATTGGAAAGAATCTATTAGCTTTCGAAGTAGCAAAGCGAAATGTATATCATTTTCTTGAGGGTGAGTTAGAAAAGTTAAATGCAGGAGATCACATTCTTCTATTGGAGCTAGAGACTGAGCTTACGTATACTTTAGAAGATACTAGGTTGCCATATTCAGTTAATTTATTTGGTTTTGTAGACAGAATAGAAGAACGAAATGGAGTAATTAGAGTTATTGATTATAAGAGTGGAAAAGTAGAGGCTAATAACGTAAAACTAAGCACGTGGGAAGGCTTTACGCTAGATTTAAAGAACGATAAAATTATTCAGCTTTTGTGTTATGCTTTAATGTATACCAAAGATAATCCTGCTCAATCTGTTGAAGCTGGGATTTATTCTTTTAAGAATAGGAAAGAAGGTTTCTTGTTTTTTGGGGTTAAGGAAGGTAAGAATGAAGTTAACCATGAGATAACACAAGATACTTTATCCTTATTTAAGGAGGAATTAGTTACTTTACTTCTGGAAATATTAAATCCAGAAGTTGATTTTATAGAGAAAGAATTATAA
- a CDS encoding ChaN family lipoprotein — translation MKNIIAVFVLFCTMSYSQSGVPYQIYTSKGKKVTYEKMIKELTKNDVVLFGEFHNNSLGHWLQLQVTQSLGEKRELMLGAEMFEADNQKGLKDYVQGVIDEEAFGKEVRLWNNYKTDYKPLVEYAKTNKREFIATNVPRRYASLLFKKGTEALDSLSVEEKDWIAPLPFPYDGNLPGYKKMLDMFEDHKDDNLPKAQAIKDATMGHFIVNNFKAPQLFLHFNGSYHSNNFEGIVWYVNKYNPTLKISTITMVESDNTGNFENDNLGLANFIIVIDANILKSF, via the coding sequence ATGAAAAATATTATAGCTGTATTTGTCCTTTTTTGTACAATGTCTTATAGTCAGTCCGGTGTTCCTTATCAAATCTATACAAGTAAAGGAAAGAAAGTAACTTATGAAAAAATGATAAAAGAACTGACTAAGAATGATGTGGTTCTCTTTGGTGAGTTTCACAATAATTCATTAGGACATTGGTTACAATTGCAAGTAACTCAATCGTTAGGAGAAAAAAGAGAGTTAATGCTTGGGGCTGAGATGTTTGAGGCAGATAATCAAAAGGGATTAAAAGATTATGTACAGGGTGTGATTGATGAGGAGGCGTTTGGTAAAGAAGTTAGACTTTGGAATAATTACAAAACGGATTACAAGCCTTTAGTAGAATACGCCAAAACGAATAAACGCGAATTTATAGCAACGAATGTTCCTAGACGTTATGCTAGTTTATTATTTAAAAAAGGAACCGAGGCACTTGATTCGCTAAGTGTAGAAGAAAAGGATTGGATCGCTCCACTGCCATTTCCTTATGATGGGAATTTACCTGGCTATAAAAAGATGTTAGACATGTTTGAAGATCACAAGGATGATAATTTGCCTAAAGCGCAAGCAATAAAAGATGCTACTATGGGACACTTTATAGTTAATAACTTTAAAGCTCCTCAACTATTCCTTCATTTTAATGGTTCATATCACAGTAATAATTTTGAAGGTATAGTTTGGTATGTTAATAAATATAATCCTACCCTTAAAATTAGCACTATTACAATGGTAGAAAGTGATAATACAGGTAATTTCGAAAATGATAATTTAGGTTTAGCTAACTTTATTATTGTTATAGATGCGAATATTTTAAAGTCTTTTTAA
- a CDS encoding thrombospondin type 3 repeat-containing protein → MKHFNKLFAAAVLCAGLSAHAQDADHPWAVTVGANAVNTKVSTTSNFSNRMGGYFNTSDWNILPSVSYLNVARYLGDGFSLGLVGSVNKIDKFIKSEAEGYEKYNPGDLTYYGIDAEVKYSFKELLKSKVVDPFILVGGGYTFMGDASQGTVNGGAGLNFWFTKNVALTVQSTYKHSFSDSRTPDLGVASHIQHFAGIRFQFGGKDTDGDGVLDKYDECPEVPGLAEFNGCPDTDGDGIPDDKDNCPDIPGLPEFNGCPDTDGDGIPDDKDECIDVPGLAEFNGCPDTDGDGVPDNKDECPEVPGPKENKGCPWPDRDGDGVPDHLDKCPDVPGPATNNGCPEVKEIKAEQVKQLNDYGKTLLFHTGKYTFQDGSYAVLDNMVKIMKEYPTAQFHIAGYTDSTGSNKINLPLSDNRANAVKVYLIEKGIDSSRLTSKGYGSADPIASNKTVKGRELNRRVEIQLAK, encoded by the coding sequence ATGAAACATTTCAACAAATTATTTGCAGCAGCAGTACTTTGTGCAGGGCTATCAGCTCACGCGCAAGATGCTGACCATCCTTGGGCAGTAACAGTTGGAGCTAACGCTGTTAATACAAAAGTTAGTACAACTAGTAACTTCTCTAACAGAATGGGAGGTTATTTTAACACAAGTGATTGGAATATCTTACCTTCAGTATCTTACTTAAATGTAGCGAGATACTTAGGTGATGGATTTTCTCTTGGTTTAGTAGGGTCAGTTAATAAAATTGACAAATTTATCAAATCAGAAGCTGAAGGGTATGAAAAATACAATCCAGGTGATTTGACTTACTACGGAATCGACGCAGAAGTTAAATATAGCTTTAAAGAATTATTAAAATCTAAAGTAGTTGATCCATTCATCTTAGTTGGTGGAGGTTATACTTTTATGGGTGATGCAAGTCAAGGTACTGTTAACGGTGGAGCAGGATTAAACTTCTGGTTTACTAAAAACGTAGCTTTAACTGTGCAATCTACTTATAAGCATTCATTCTCTGATTCTAGAACACCAGATTTAGGAGTTGCTTCACATATTCAACATTTCGCAGGTATTCGTTTCCAATTTGGTGGAAAAGATACTGATGGAGATGGAGTATTAGATAAGTATGACGAATGTCCAGAAGTACCTGGTTTAGCTGAATTTAATGGATGTCCTGATACAGATGGAGACGGTATTCCAGATGATAAAGATAACTGTCCAGATATACCTGGTTTACCAGAATTTAATGGATGTCCTGATACAGACGGAGACGGTATTCCAGATGATAAAGACGAGTGTATTGATGTACCTGGTTTAGCTGAGTTCAATGGTTGTCCTGATACTGACGGAGACGGAGTGCCAGATAACAAAGACGAATGTCCTGAAGTTCCTGGTCCTAAAGAAAATAAAGGTTGTCCATGGCCAGATAGAGATGGAGACGGAGTGCCTGATCATTTAGACAAATGTCCAGATGTACCTGGTCCAGCTACTAACAATGGATGTCCTGAAGTTAAAGAAATCAAAGCTGAACAAGTAAAACAGCTTAATGATTACGGAAAAACTTTATTATTCCACACTGGAAAATATACTTTCCAAGACGGTTCTTATGCTGTTTTAGATAACATGGTTAAAATTATGAAAGAATACCCAACTGCACAATTCCACATCGCTGGATATACTGACAGCACAGGTTCTAACAAAATTAACTTACCATTATCTGACAACAGAGCGAATGCTGTAAAAGTTTATTTAATTGAAAAAGGAATCGACTCTTCTAGATTAACTTCTAAAGGGTACGGATCAGCTGATCCAATCGCTTCTAACAAAACAGTTAAAGGACGTGAGTTAAACAGACGTGTTGAGATTCAATTAGCTAAATAA